Proteins encoded by one window of Lathyrus oleraceus cultivar Zhongwan6 chromosome 1, CAAS_Psat_ZW6_1.0, whole genome shotgun sequence:
- the LOC127091127 gene encoding uncharacterized protein LOC127091127: MDPIKCIFEKPALTGRIARWQMLFFEYNIEYHTLKAIKGSVLADHLAHHPIDDYESINFEFPDEYVMYLKAKDCNEPLPNEGPEQGSQWGLIFSGAVNAYGNGIREVIITPHGSHIPFTARLTFKCTNNMVEYEACIMGLEEAIDLRIKNLDVYGDSALVANHIKEEWETRCWFYMLAVVLVLVS, from the exons atggatccgattAAGTGTATCTTTGAAAAACCTGCATTGACCGGAagaattgctcgttggcagatgctcTTTTTCGAATATAACATTGAGTATCACACCCTGAAAgctatcaaaggaagtgtcttggCCGATCATTTAGCTCATCATCCAATCGACGATTATGAGTCtataaattttgaatttccaGATGAATATGTGATGTACTTAAAAGCCAAAGATTGCAATGAACCACTGCCAAATGAAGGGCCAGAGCAAGGTTCTCAATGGGGTTTAATATTTAGTGGAGCagttaatgcttatggtaatggtATTCGGGAAGTAATCATCACTCCTCATGGCTCACATATCCCTTTTACTGCAAGATTAACATTCAAGTGCACGAACAACATGGTGGAATATGAAGCCTGCATCATGGGGctagaagaagccattgatcttagaataaAAAATCTCGATGTTTATGGAGACTCAGCTCTAGTTGCCAATCATATTAAAGAAGAATGGGAAACTCGTTGTTGGTTCTATATGTTGGCAGTAgttttg gtattagtgtcgtga